The Paracoccus liaowanqingii genome window below encodes:
- a CDS encoding LysR substrate-binding domain-containing protein, with amino-acid sequence MRQRRFLPSLSQLIAFEAVMRHASVTAAADELHLTQSTVSRLVASLERQLGKPLFTRDRKRLTPTAEAAVYAASVTQGLDLIQRASMGLIANPGGGVLSLSVLPTFATRWLAPRIGQFLADNPGISINLSTKIQRFSFASEAFDAVIYFGQPDWPDAHHVKLFDERLTACASPAFLARHQIAAPADMAGLAMLQLETRPSGWQAWVAAQGGADVAVSGMVMDQFSMMIQAAISGLGVALLPSYLAQPEIDEGRLVPILRPAVPGEGAYWLAWPDRRQGDPAFTRFRAWIEAQVAQD; translated from the coding sequence ATGCGCCAACGCCGGTTTCTGCCCTCGCTGTCCCAGCTGATCGCCTTCGAGGCGGTGATGCGCCACGCCTCGGTCACGGCGGCGGCGGACGAGCTGCACCTGACGCAAAGCACCGTCAGCCGGCTGGTCGCCTCGCTGGAGCGGCAGCTGGGCAAGCCGCTGTTCACCCGCGACCGCAAGCGCCTGACCCCCACGGCCGAGGCGGCGGTCTATGCGGCCTCGGTCACGCAAGGGCTGGACCTGATCCAGCGCGCCAGCATGGGGCTGATCGCCAATCCCGGCGGGGGCGTGCTGTCGCTGTCGGTGCTGCCCACCTTCGCCACGCGCTGGCTGGCGCCGCGCATCGGGCAGTTCCTGGCGGACAATCCGGGCATCTCGATCAACCTGTCGACCAAGATCCAGCGCTTCAGCTTTGCCAGCGAAGCCTTTGATGCGGTGATTTATTTCGGCCAGCCCGACTGGCCGGACGCGCATCACGTCAAGCTGTTCGACGAACGGCTGACCGCCTGCGCCTCGCCCGCCTTCCTGGCCCGGCACCAGATCGCCGCCCCCGCCGACATGGCCGGGCTTGCGATGCTGCAGCTGGAGACGCGCCCCTCGGGCTGGCAGGCCTGGGTCGCGGCGCAGGGCGGCGCGGACGTGGCGGTGTCGGGGATGGTGATGGACCAGTTCTCGATGATGATCCAGGCGGCGATCTCGGGCCTGGGGGTGGCGCTGCTGCCCAGCTATCTGGCGCAGCCCGAGATCGACGAGGGGCGGCTGGTCCCGATCCTGCGCCCCGCCGTCCCGGGCGAGGGCGCCTATTGGCTGGCCTGGCCCGACCGGCGGCAGGGCGACCCGGCCTTTACCCGCTTCCGCGCCTGGATCGAGGCGCAGGTCGCGCAGGACTGA
- a CDS encoding zinc-dependent alcohol dehydrogenase has protein sequence MSAPALWCTGPGEVQTRPGAMGEGVHVRTLFSGISRGTERLVLSGRVPASEHDRMRAPYQEGDFPFPVKYGYAAVGLVTEGALQGRHVFALHPHQTEFRLPEAALTPLPQALAPERAVLAANMETALTILWDSGAGAGDRIAVIGGGLVGLLVASLAARLPGANVTVIDPQTDRAPLAQALGCAHAAPEDAPEDQDVVIHTSATEAGLTLALSLAGSQAQITEASWHGAAQIALPLGGAFHSRRLKIVSSQVGTIPPDRAPRWTYRRRLAVALDLLADDRLDALISGESDFTDLPAAYPGILADPGTLCHRIRY, from the coding sequence ATGAGCGCCCCCGCCCTGTGGTGCACCGGGCCGGGCGAGGTCCAGACCCGCCCCGGCGCGATGGGCGAGGGCGTGCATGTCCGCACGCTGTTCTCCGGCATCAGCCGGGGGACAGAACGGCTGGTCCTGTCGGGCCGCGTTCCCGCCAGCGAACATGACCGCATGCGCGCGCCCTATCAGGAGGGGGATTTCCCCTTCCCGGTGAAATACGGCTATGCCGCCGTGGGTCTTGTCACCGAGGGCGCGCTGCAGGGGCGGCATGTCTTCGCCCTTCATCCCCACCAGACCGAATTCCGCCTGCCCGAGGCGGCGCTGACCCCGCTGCCGCAGGCGCTGGCCCCTGAACGGGCCGTACTGGCGGCGAACATGGAAACCGCGCTGACCATCCTGTGGGACAGCGGCGCAGGTGCGGGCGACCGGATCGCCGTGATCGGCGGCGGGCTGGTGGGCTTGCTGGTCGCCAGCCTGGCCGCCCGCCTGCCCGGCGCAAATGTCACTGTCATTGATCCGCAGACCGACCGCGCCCCGCTGGCGCAGGCCTTGGGCTGCGCCCATGCCGCACCCGAGGATGCGCCCGAAGATCAGGACGTCGTCATCCACACCAGCGCGACCGAGGCCGGGCTGACCCTGGCCCTGTCGCTGGCCGGGTCGCAGGCCCAGATCACCGAGGCCAGCTGGCATGGCGCGGCCCAGATCGCGCTGCCCCTGGGCGGGGCCTTCCACAGCCGCCGCTTGAAGATCGTCAGCTCTCAGGTGGGGACCATCCCGCCCGACCGCGCGCCCCGCTGGACCTATCGCCGCCGCCTGGCGGTGGCGCTGGACCTGCTGGCGGATGACCGGCTGGACGCGCTGATCTCGGGCGAGAGCGATTTTACCGACCTGCCCGCCGCCTATCCCGGCATCCTCGCCGATCCTGGCACGCTGTGCCACCGTATCCGTTACTGA
- a CDS encoding inositol monophosphatase family protein — translation MGTQDDLTLAIAAAREAGEGLRAAWADRGALRIDAKRQGDFVSQADLGAEALLRDRLLGPSPTDGWLGEETEARPGARRWIVDPLDGTTNFLRGIAHWAVSIALEEDGRLVLGVVHDPLKDETFSARIGGGLHLNGVPLTPAPPPGFDAALYGTGLPFGDMPHIDDHAGDLTRILPQSAGVRRMGAAALDLAYVAAGRLDGFWERRLRPWDIAAGLVLLREAGARVEGWTPAERPEDSGTVIAASPALFDAFATALRAPVQVSRA, via the coding sequence GTGGGCACGCAAGACGATCTGACCCTGGCCATCGCCGCCGCCCGCGAGGCCGGAGAGGGGCTGCGCGCCGCATGGGCCGACCGCGGCGCGCTCCGGATCGACGCCAAGCGGCAGGGCGACTTCGTGTCGCAGGCCGACCTTGGTGCCGAGGCGCTGCTGCGCGACCGGCTGCTGGGCCCCTCCCCGACCGACGGTTGGCTGGGCGAGGAGACCGAAGCCCGCCCCGGCGCGCGGCGCTGGATCGTCGATCCGCTGGACGGCACCACGAATTTCCTGCGCGGCATCGCGCATTGGGCGGTGTCCATCGCGCTGGAGGAGGACGGGCGGCTGGTGCTGGGCGTCGTCCACGACCCCTTGAAGGACGAGACCTTCAGCGCCCGGATCGGCGGCGGGCTGCATCTGAACGGCGTGCCCCTGACCCCTGCCCCGCCGCCGGGCTTCGATGCGGCGCTTTATGGCACCGGCCTTCCCTTCGGCGACATGCCCCATATCGACGATCATGCCGGCGATCTGACGCGGATCCTGCCGCAATCGGCGGGGGTGCGGCGGATGGGGGCTGCGGCGCTGGATCTGGCCTATGTCGCGGCGGGACGGCTGGACGGGTTCTGGGAACGCCGCCTGCGCCCCTGGGACATCGCCGCGGGCCTTGTGCTGCTGCGAGAGGCGGGTGCCCGGGTCGAGGGCTGGACCCCGGCCGAACGCCCCGAGGACAGCGGCACCGTCATCGCGGCCAGCCCGGCCCTGTTCGACGCCTTCGCCACAGCCCTGCGCGCGCCTGTTCAGGTCAGCCGCGCGTAA
- a CDS encoding RibD family protein, translating into MQVVDVTPRVWDRILSVRNGMACACCGRFSPGERAALDLYGPVARRDLGAVTLAQIGQSLDGRVATASGDARDVSGPEGLAHLHRLRALVDGVVIGVRTALHDQPRLTVRLCSGANPARIVIDPRGRLPDDALVLAADGARRIVVTGTDRPRAPGIEILRLPSPDGRLDPAQILEGLRGMGLGSLLIEGGGLTITGFLEAGLLDRLQVSVAPLIIGAGPQGLTSLSPVDRLKDALRPEMRVFGMGTDIVFDCALGDRASHAALPLHDAAPLAQVTAAN; encoded by the coding sequence ATGCAGGTCGTCGACGTCACCCCCCGGGTCTGGGACCGCATCCTGTCGGTCCGCAACGGCATGGCCTGCGCCTGCTGCGGGCGCTTCTCGCCCGGCGAGCGCGCCGCGCTGGACCTCTACGGTCCGGTGGCGCGGCGCGATCTGGGGGCGGTGACGCTGGCGCAGATCGGGCAGTCGCTGGACGGGCGCGTGGCCACCGCCTCGGGCGATGCGCGCGACGTGTCGGGCCCCGAGGGGCTGGCGCATCTGCACCGGCTGCGCGCGCTGGTCGACGGCGTGGTGATCGGCGTCAGGACGGCGCTGCACGACCAGCCCCGCCTGACGGTGCGGCTGTGCAGCGGCGCCAACCCCGCGCGCATTGTCATCGATCCGCGCGGACGCCTGCCCGACGACGCGCTGGTGCTGGCGGCGGACGGCGCGCGCCGCATCGTCGTGACCGGCACCGACCGCCCCCGCGCCCCGGGCATCGAGATCCTGCGCCTGCCTAGCCCCGATGGACGGCTGGACCCCGCGCAGATCCTGGAGGGCCTGCGCGGCATGGGGCTGGGATCGCTGCTGATCGAGGGCGGCGGGCTGACCATCACCGGGTTCCTCGAGGCCGGGCTCTTGGACCGGCTGCAGGTCTCGGTCGCGCCGCTGATCATCGGGGCGGGACCGCAGGGCCTGACCAGCCTGTCCCCCGTGGACCGGCTGAAGGACGCGCTGCGCCCCGAGATGCGGGTCTTCGGCATGGGCACGGACATCGTCTTCGACTGCGCGCTTGGGGACCGGGCCAGCCACGCGGCGCTGCCGCTGCATGATGCGGCGCCGCTGGCGCAGGTCACCGCTGCGAACTAG
- a CDS encoding class I SAM-dependent methyltransferase, with amino-acid sequence MGFSADWLALREPADIAARDAGLLAGAVAAAGADPVILDLGCGTGSTLRTLAPHLPAHARWHLVDNDPALLERAATEAPGRADTHALDLRDLDALLFEGVTLVTASALLDLMPAPWIAALAAHLAKAGLPFYGALSYDGVMTWDPAFPEDAQITRAFNDHQRGDKGLGPALGPDAATRAAAIFAAAGFRVTEGDSPWRLDADTAPLQRALLEGIAGAAAEMGATGAAAWGDRRAAAAEGSLCVIGHRDLLALPARQT; translated from the coding sequence ATGGGCTTTTCCGCCGACTGGCTGGCGCTGCGCGAACCCGCCGACATCGCCGCCCGCGATGCCGGGCTGCTGGCGGGTGCCGTCGCGGCGGCCGGGGCGGATCCGGTGATCCTGGATCTGGGTTGCGGCACGGGATCGACTCTGCGCACGCTGGCCCCGCACCTGCCCGCCCATGCGCGCTGGCATCTGGTCGACAACGACCCTGCCTTGCTGGAGCGGGCCGCGACCGAAGCGCCGGGCCGGGCTGACACCCATGCGCTGGACCTGCGCGATCTGGACGCCCTGCTGTTCGAGGGGGTGACGCTGGTCACCGCCTCGGCGCTGCTGGACCTGATGCCCGCCCCCTGGATCGCGGCGCTGGCCGCGCATCTGGCCAAGGCCGGCCTGCCCTTCTATGGCGCGCTGTCCTATGACGGCGTGATGACCTGGGATCCGGCCTTTCCCGAGGACGCCCAGATCACCCGCGCCTTCAACGACCACCAGCGCGGGGACAAGGGCCTGGGCCCCGCGCTTGGCCCCGATGCCGCCACCCGCGCCGCCGCGATCTTCGCCGCCGCAGGCTTTCGCGTGACCGAGGGCGACAGCCCGTGGCGCCTGGATGCCGACACTGCCCCCCTGCAGCGCGCGCTGCTGGAGGGGATCGCCGGCGCCGCCGCCGAGATGGGCGCGACAGGTGCCGCCGCATGGGGCGACCGCCGCGCCGCCGCTGCCGAGGGCAGCCTGTGCGTCATCGGCCATCGCGATCTGCTGGCGCTGCCCGCGCGGCAGACCTGA
- a CDS encoding acyl-CoA dehydrogenase: protein MLDKTTVDHKGTTFAWEDPFLLDDQLEEDERMIRETAASFAADKLAPRVQAAYLNEQTDPEIFAEMGASGLLGVTIPEEYGGVGASYVAYGLVAREVERIDSGYRSMMSVQSSLVMFPIHAYGSEEQRMKYLPKLASGEWIGCFGLTEPDAGSDPAGMKTRAVKTEGGYVLNGAKMWISNSPIADVFVIWAKSDAHGGKIRGFVLEKGMKGLSAPKIGGKLSLRASITGEIVMENVEVGEDALLPNVSGMSGPFGCLNRARYGISWGVMGAAEDCWFRAHRYGMDRKQFNRPLAATQLYQKKLADMQTEIALGLQASLRVGRLMDEGRFAPEMISLIKRNNCGKALDIARMARDMHGGNGIQIEYHVMRHSQNLETVNTYEGTHDVHALILGRAQTGLAAFG, encoded by the coding sequence ATGCTGGACAAGACCACCGTGGACCACAAGGGCACCACCTTTGCCTGGGAGGATCCGTTCTTGCTGGACGACCAGCTGGAAGAGGACGAGCGGATGATCCGCGAGACCGCCGCCTCCTTCGCCGCCGACAAGCTGGCCCCGCGCGTGCAGGCGGCCTATCTGAACGAGCAGACCGACCCCGAGATCTTTGCCGAGATGGGCGCCAGCGGGTTGCTGGGCGTCACCATCCCTGAGGAATACGGCGGGGTGGGCGCGTCCTACGTGGCCTATGGTCTGGTCGCGCGCGAGGTCGAGCGGATCGACAGCGGCTATCGCAGCATGATGTCGGTGCAGTCGAGCCTGGTGATGTTCCCGATCCATGCCTACGGATCCGAGGAACAGCGGATGAAATACCTGCCCAAGCTGGCCTCGGGCGAATGGATCGGCTGCTTCGGCCTGACCGAGCCCGATGCCGGGTCCGACCCCGCCGGCATGAAGACCCGCGCCGTCAAGACCGAGGGCGGCTATGTGCTGAACGGTGCCAAGATGTGGATCTCGAACAGCCCGATCGCGGATGTCTTCGTGATCTGGGCCAAGTCGGACGCGCATGGCGGCAAGATCCGCGGCTTCGTGCTGGAAAAGGGCATGAAGGGCCTGTCGGCGCCCAAGATCGGCGGCAAGCTGTCCCTGCGTGCCTCGATCACCGGCGAGATCGTGATGGAGAATGTCGAGGTCGGCGAGGATGCCCTGCTGCCCAATGTCAGCGGCATGAGCGGGCCCTTCGGCTGCCTCAACCGCGCGCGCTATGGCATCAGCTGGGGCGTGATGGGGGCGGCCGAGGATTGCTGGTTCCGCGCGCATCGCTATGGCATGGACCGCAAGCAGTTCAACCGTCCGCTGGCCGCCACGCAGCTCTACCAGAAGAAGCTGGCCGACATGCAGACCGAGATCGCCTTGGGCCTGCAGGCGTCCCTGCGCGTGGGTCGGCTGATGGACGAGGGCCGCTTCGCGCCCGAGATGATCTCGCTGATCAAGCGCAACAATTGCGGCAAGGCGCTGGACATCGCGCGGATGGCCCGCGACATGCATGGCGGCAACGGCATCCAGATCGAATACCATGTGATGCGGCATTCGCAGAACCTGGAGACCGTGAACACCTACGAGGGCACCCATGACGTGCATGCCCTGATCCTGGGTCGGGCGCAGACCGGGCTGGCGGCCTTTGGCTGA
- a CDS encoding FkbM family methyltransferase: MQLRATLGLIRSLAIYYNPWRRRQLHAFYAGILAPGALAFDIGAHVGSRARAMRAAGARVVACEPQQPFAGFLRRSLPRDIILVEKAVGPSETVARMSVSSLHPTVSSLSTSFTGEAASKPGFGHVRWDSSQEVQVTTMDRLIADHGLPDFVKIDVEGFELDVLAGLGQPLPLLSVEYLPAFIDRTLAVIDRLEGLGRYSFNPVAGEEGQFLWAEWRGPEAARDWLRGLDAQGGSGDLYARLT, from the coding sequence ATGCAGTTGCGCGCCACTCTGGGGCTGATCCGGTCGCTGGCCATCTACTACAATCCGTGGCGGCGCCGGCAGCTGCACGCCTTCTACGCGGGGATCCTGGCGCCCGGCGCGCTGGCCTTCGACATCGGCGCCCATGTCGGCAGCCGGGCGCGGGCGATGCGGGCTGCGGGCGCCCGCGTGGTGGCCTGCGAGCCGCAGCAGCCCTTCGCGGGCTTCCTGCGCCGCAGCCTGCCGCGCGACATCATCCTGGTGGAAAAGGCCGTGGGCCCGTCCGAGACGGTGGCGCGGATGTCGGTCTCCTCGCTGCATCCCACGGTGTCCTCGCTCAGCACCAGCTTCACCGGCGAGGCAGCCTCCAAGCCGGGCTTCGGCCATGTGCGGTGGGACAGCAGCCAGGAGGTGCAGGTGACCACGATGGACCGGCTGATCGCCGATCACGGCCTGCCCGATTTCGTCAAGATCGACGTCGAGGGGTTCGAACTGGACGTGCTGGCAGGCCTGGGCCAGCCGCTGCCGCTGTTGTCGGTGGAGTACCTGCCGGCCTTCATCGACCGCACGCTGGCGGTGATCGACCGGCTGGAGGGGCTGGGCCGCTACAGCTTCAACCCGGTCGCGGGCGAGGAGGGGCAGTTCCTCTGGGCGGAGTGGCGGGGCCCCGAGGCCGCGCGGGACTGGCTGCGCGGGCTGGACGCCCAGGGGGGCTCGGGCGACCTTTACGCGCGGCTGACCTGA
- a CDS encoding CaiB/BaiF CoA transferase family protein, whose translation MAEGPLAGLKVVELARILAGPWIGQTLADLGAQVIKVEAPEGDDTRRWGPPFIDRPRADGTVETVAAYFHATNRGKTSVTCDFNDAGDLARLRDLIDGADVVIENFKQGGLARFGLDYASVSARNPGLVYASVTGFGQTGPRARQPGYDFLIQGMGGIMELTGDPAGEPQKVGVAWIDVFTGLYGVIGIQAALAERVRSGRGQQVDLALFDCAIGVLANQAANHLLGGVEPARLGNAHPNIVPYQVFPASDGHLIVACGNDRQFRSLCLALDLPDLAQDPALATNALRVAGREALCATLAEATARRSRGDLIAALTQAGVPAGPINRVSEALSDPQAGARGMVVAPEGIAGLRTPITLSRSPTVADGAAPALGEGRWSFDPA comes from the coding sequence TTGGCTGAGGGGCCTCTGGCGGGCCTCAAGGTCGTCGAGCTGGCCCGCATCCTGGCCGGTCCCTGGATCGGCCAGACCCTGGCCGATCTGGGGGCGCAGGTCATCAAGGTCGAGGCGCCCGAGGGCGACGACACCCGCCGGTGGGGGCCTCCGTTCATCGACCGCCCCCGCGCGGACGGCACGGTGGAGACGGTCGCGGCCTATTTCCACGCCACCAATCGCGGCAAGACCAGCGTCACCTGCGACTTCAACGATGCGGGCGATCTGGCGCGGCTGCGGGACCTGATCGACGGCGCCGACGTGGTGATCGAGAACTTCAAGCAAGGCGGGCTGGCGCGGTTTGGGCTGGATTATGCCAGCGTCTCGGCGCGCAATCCGGGGCTGGTCTATGCCTCGGTCACGGGCTTCGGGCAGACCGGGCCGCGCGCCCGACAGCCGGGCTATGATTTCCTGATCCAGGGCATGGGCGGGATCATGGAGCTGACCGGCGATCCTGCGGGCGAGCCGCAGAAGGTCGGCGTGGCCTGGATCGACGTCTTCACCGGGCTTTACGGCGTGATCGGCATCCAGGCGGCGCTGGCGGAACGGGTGCGGTCGGGGCGGGGGCAGCAGGTCGATCTGGCGCTGTTCGACTGCGCGATTGGCGTGCTGGCCAATCAGGCGGCCAATCACCTGCTGGGCGGGGTCGAGCCCGCGCGGCTTGGCAATGCCCATCCCAATATCGTGCCCTATCAGGTCTTTCCGGCGTCGGACGGGCATCTGATCGTCGCCTGCGGCAATGACCGCCAGTTCCGGTCGCTGTGCCTGGCGCTGGACCTTCCCGATCTGGCGCAGGATCCGGCGCTGGCCACCAATGCCCTGCGCGTGGCGGGGCGCGAGGCGCTGTGCGCGACCCTAGCCGAGGCCACGGCCCGACGCAGCCGCGGCGACCTGATCGCGGCGCTGACGCAGGCGGGGGTGCCGGCGGGGCCGATCAACCGGGTGTCAGAGGCGCTGTCCGATCCGCAGGCAGGGGCGCGAGGCATGGTCGTGGCGCCCGAGGGGATTGCGGGGCTGCGCACGCCGATCACCCTGTCGCGCAGCCCGACCGTGGCCGACGGCGCCGCCCCCGCCCTGGGCGAAGGGCGCTGGTCCTTCGATCCGGCCTGA
- the ribA gene encoding GTP cyclohydrolase II, with translation MKAFPPASPMTALGGDPLALRLSERVARMVSDLRLGLPVVLTGAEGPAMVYPVETLSPERFAERGDDCQLVVTSRRAEALRHRPHEGEVALLPVPPGARLEWIQALADPSHGMPPSGALPQASQRAPDMLHRAAIRLVKAAELLPAALVATGPDVIATALRHDLCILPAADALTQLQLPRDPRPISNARVPMLAARNGRLHVFRAPDGGAEHYVVEVGQPDRASPVLVRLHSACFTGDVLGSLKCDCGPQLQAALAAMEAEGAGILLYLNQEGRGIGLANKMRAYSLQDQGLDTVEANHRLGFEDDERDFRTGAALLRQMGIGQVRLMTNNPAKIARLADEGIVVAERVPLKIGRGPDNTRYLDTKARKSGHLLA, from the coding sequence ATGAAAGCATTTCCGCCCGCCTCTCCCATGACCGCCTTGGGCGGGGATCCTCTGGCCCTTCGCTTGTCGGAACGCGTGGCCCGGATGGTCTCGGACCTGCGGCTTGGCCTGCCGGTCGTGCTGACCGGCGCCGAGGGTCCCGCGATGGTCTATCCCGTCGAGACACTCTCCCCCGAACGCTTTGCCGAGCGTGGTGACGACTGCCAGCTGGTCGTGACCTCGCGTCGGGCCGAGGCGCTGCGCCATCGCCCTCACGAGGGCGAGGTGGCGCTGCTGCCCGTGCCGCCCGGCGCCCGTCTGGAATGGATCCAGGCGCTGGCCGATCCCTCGCACGGCATGCCCCCCTCCGGTGCCCTGCCGCAGGCGTCGCAGCGTGCGCCCGACATGCTGCACCGCGCCGCGATCCGGTTGGTCAAGGCGGCCGAGCTGCTGCCCGCCGCACTGGTCGCCACCGGCCCCGACGTCATCGCCACCGCCCTGCGCCATGACCTGTGCATCCTGCCCGCCGCCGATGCGCTGACGCAGCTGCAACTGCCGCGCGATCCGCGCCCGATCTCGAACGCCCGCGTGCCGATGCTGGCGGCGCGCAACGGGCGCCTGCATGTCTTCCGTGCCCCCGATGGCGGGGCCGAGCATTACGTGGTCGAGGTCGGCCAGCCCGACCGCGCCAGCCCCGTGCTGGTTCGCCTGCATTCCGCCTGCTTCACCGGCGACGTGCTGGGGTCGCTGAAATGCGACTGCGGCCCGCAACTGCAGGCCGCCCTGGCCGCGATGGAGGCCGAGGGCGCGGGCATCCTTCTGTATCTGAACCAAGAGGGGCGCGGCATCGGGCTTGCCAACAAGATGCGCGCCTACAGCCTGCAGGATCAGGGCTTGGACACGGTCGAGGCGAACCACCGCCTTGGCTTCGAGGATGACGAGCGCGATTTCCGCACCGGCGCCGCCCTGCTGCGGCAGATGGGGATCGGCCAGGTCCGGCTGATGACCAACAACCCCGCCAAGATCGCCCGGCTGGCCGACGAGGGCATCGTGGTGGCCGAGCGCGTGCCGCTGAAGATCGGGCGCGGCCCCGACAACACCCGCTATCTGGACACCAAGGCCCGCAAGTCCGGGCACTTGCTCGCATGA
- a CDS encoding 6-pyruvoyl trahydropterin synthase family protein produces the protein MFAVEVRDHIMIAHSFPSPTFGPAQGMHGATFTVDAAFFAEEMDHESLVVDIGLATEALAETLAPLRYKNLDEIPEFAGKMTTTEFLCKHIFDRMAEKVRAGGLSDGGRVKKLRILLHESHMARAWFEGDL, from the coding sequence ATGTTCGCCGTCGAAGTCCGAGACCATATCATGATCGCCCATTCCTTCCCCTCGCCCACCTTCGGGCCCGCGCAGGGGATGCACGGCGCGACCTTCACGGTCGACGCCGCCTTCTTCGCCGAAGAGATGGACCATGAGAGCCTGGTCGTCGATATCGGTCTGGCCACCGAGGCGCTGGCCGAGACGCTGGCTCCACTTCGCTACAAGAACCTCGACGAGATCCCTGAATTCGCGGGAAAAATGACCACGACCGAATTCCTGTGCAAGCATATCTTCGACCGGATGGCCGAGAAGGTGCGCGCGGGTGGGCTGTCCGATGGCGGGCGCGTGAAGAAGCTGCGCATCCTTCTGCACGAAAGCCACATGGCCCGCGCCTGGTTCGAGGGGGACCTCTAG